The proteins below are encoded in one region of Hordeum vulgare subsp. vulgare chromosome 3H, MorexV3_pseudomolecules_assembly, whole genome shotgun sequence:
- the LOC123443030 gene encoding uncharacterized protein LOC123443030, whose protein sequence is MLQLLLQQTKADRGLTRGGAMAATAGAAAEIVREITAVGAADLAAAAEPLWAYCLRLARKVSLLTHLVAEVAEAAGEDGAAEPEATAWVADLLRALRIEGGPRTN, encoded by the coding sequence ATGCTCCAGCTCCTCCTACAGCAAACAAAGGCTGACCGAGGCCTGACCCGGGGCGGCGCGATGGCGGCAACGGCGGGGGCGGCCGCGGAGATCGTGCGGGAGATCACGGCTGTGGGCGCCGCCGACCTGGCCGCCGCCGCGGAGCCGCTGTGGGCCTACTGCCTCCGCCTCGCGCGCAAGGTGTCCCTGCTCACGCACCTCGTCGCCGAGGTCGCCGAGGCGGCGGGGGAGGACGGCGCGGCCGAGCCCGAGGCGACGGCCTGGGTGGCCGACCTGCTCCGGGCGCTCCGGATTGAAGGAGGGCCACGGACGAACTAG
- the LOC123443029 gene encoding uncharacterized acetyltransferase At3g50280-like, producing MPPPSPVRVVSSRTVKPPARPRERIPFASWDVSMINANYIQKGLLFPAPPPPFSTGAAVTSHLADALAQALGGGYHPVAGRFVTDRHRDHSGAVVGCSVSIDCDGQGVEVVHAVADGVAWADVVPPDADVPSVVEDFFPLNDAINYDGHELPLFAAQVTELADGSVFVGFVCNHALADGTAFWIFLKALAEISRARLAPPGAPHSLTSSPRPLFERWSPDGGTAAPVVLPCKDLSELIERPARVPLRGRVLHFSAESMAALKEQAREELLAAGDAAGAAALTRYQALTSLIWRCITRARRLAPDDETAFRGAASNRGRLRPALPAEYFGNSLYAVSTEPVRVSELLAHGGHGRAAAAVGRAVAANTDASIRARVAAWTAHPVVTVRLTMMGGSPWFDAYGCDFGWGKPAAVRSGRANKNDGRTVLYPGWEGGGSVDAEVSLSPGHMAALELDGELRAAVSSSRATFVSL from the coding sequence atgccgccgccgtcgcccgtgCGCGTGGTGTCGTCGCGCACGGTGAAGCCGCCGGCTCGGCCGCGCGAGCGCATCCCGTTCGCCTCGTGGGACGTCTCCATGATAAACGCCAACTACATCCAGAAGGGCCTCCTGTTCCCCGCTCCCCCGCCGCCCTTCTCCACCGGCGCCGCCGTCACCAGCCACCTCGCGGACGCCCTCGCCCAAGCGCTCGGCGGCGGCTACCACCCCGTCGCCGGCCGCTTCGTCACCGACCGCCACCGCGATCACAGCGGGGCCGTTGTCGGGTGCTCGGTTTCTATTGACTGCGACGGCCAGGGCGTCGAGGTCGTCCACGCCGTCGCCGACGGCGTCGCGTGGGCAGACGTTGTCCCTCCGGACGCCGACGTTCCGAGTGTCGTCGAGGACTTTTTCCCGCTCAACGACGCGATCAACTACGACGGCCACGAGCTTCCCCTCTTCGCCGCCCAGGTCACCGAGCTCGCGGACGGCAGCGTCTTCGTCGGCTTCGTCTGCAACCACGCGCTGGCCGACGGCACGGCCTTCTGGATCTTCCTCAAGGCGCTGGCCGAGATCTCGCGCGCCAGGCTCGCGCCTCCGGGGGCGCCGCACTCGCTGACGTCGTCGCCCCGGCCCTTGTTCGAGCGCTGGTCGCCCGACGGAGGCACTGCGGCGCCGGTCGTGCTGCCGTGCAAGGACCTGTCGGAGCTCATCGAGAGGCCGGCGCGGGTGCCGCTCCGCGGGCGCGTGCTGCACTTCTCGGCGGAGTCGATGGCGGCGCTCAAGGAACAGGCCCGAGAAGAGCTCCTAGCGGCCGGGGACGCAGCGGGCGCGGCCGCCCTGACGCGGTACCAGGCTCTGACCTCGCTGATCTGGCGGTGCATCACCCGCGCCCGGCGGCTGGCCCCGGACGACGAGACGGCGTTCCGCGGGGCGGCCAGCAACCGCGGGCGGCTGCGGCCGGCGCTGCCGGCGGAGTACTTCGGCAACAGCCTCTACGCCGTCAGCACGGAGCCCGTGCGCGTGTCGGAGCTGCTGGCGCACGGCGGGCacgggcgggcggcggcggccgtggGCCGCGCGGTGGCGGCGAACACGGACGCGTCCATCCGGGCGCGCGTGGCCGCGTGGACGGCGCACCCCGTGGTGACCGTGCGGCTGACGATGATGGGGGGCTCGCCGTGGTTCGACGCGTACGGGTGCGACTTCGGGTGGGGGAAGCCGGCGGCGGTGCGGAGCGGGAGGGCGAACAAGAATGACGGGAGGACGGTGCTGTACCCCGGGTGGGAGGGCGGAGGCAGCGTGGACGCCGAGGTGTCGCTGTCCCCCGGGCACATGGCGGCGCTCGAGCTGGACGGCGAGCTCCGGGCCGCCGTGTCGTCGTCACGTGCCACTTTTGTTTCCTTGTAA